A part of Blastocatellia bacterium genomic DNA contains:
- a CDS encoding TonB-dependent receptor, with protein MRGVRNGPNLERRGRRSAHRWGQGIGALLLIGALSLQGLAQGVRSNPLELRGIVVDPSGAIILGAEVVLRDAQGQEQRHVTDASGEFRFGPLTPGTYSLRVTAEGFASYEEPALIVEPGPGGTTRVKSGETVLPHPLTIMLEILITERLEVTDETRVSVEPDANLSAVVIRGADLEALPDDPEELLNVLRQMAGPSVGAGDVQVFVDGFRETGRIPPRSAIREIRINANPFSAEFREPGRGRIEILTRPGTELFRVNGFFDFNDEALNARNAFAPVRAPLQVRRYGGFLSGPILRNRSSFFAELQRREMDENETVRATILDPVTLQPTPFAAVVETPQRGTEFSLRSEWQLWKDHTLSAGYRFFDSTSQNQGVGGFNLPERASTSESQQQTLRFSLTSLIQRRMTNELRLQLNRRESGSQALSEKPAIVVLDAFSGGGNQGSLFNYRINDELEFSNTFSLPWRRHFVRMGVRAEADRLEDVNRSNFGGTFTFSSLEQYRSVLLGVPGARPTQFTINRGDPLAALTLWEFAWFIQDDWRVRPNLTLSFGLRHEFQTHLRDRLNFAPRFGFAWSPRNNQRTVVRGGAGIFYDALEANLVLNTIRFDGRRQQQIIIRFPGFPDPFSDGEVTIRPTSLRVLAPDLVAPYTFQSTIEVERQLPRGIFVNVGYSRIRGVHLFRSRNINAPLPGTITPPDPTRGPIFQIESTAYSLRHEFRLGFRRQFTRTFTLFGSYVLSSTKNDSDGAFSTPVNQYDARTEWGRASFDSRHWFFAGGMITLPWGIRVAPLVNIRSSRPFNITTGQDNNLDTIINDRPSFADPTMPGAIRTPFGTFNPNPRPGEPIIPRNFGTGPAYRNVDVVVSRTFGFGQPRTRGGWPQLGRQEGDAQQGPRGAGGGMGRPGGGMGGPRGGMGGPGGGPGGGFGGPGGGFGGPGGGFGGAGGGFGGGFPGFGGGEYRYSFTLTVRAANLFNNVNFTNYSGVLTSPFFGRANSSMPARRIELQLRFNF; from the coding sequence ATGCGAGGAGTACGAAATGGGCCGAATCTGGAGCGACGGGGCCGTCGCTCCGCTCATAGGTGGGGACAAGGAATAGGGGCGCTCCTTTTGATCGGAGCCTTGAGCCTTCAGGGATTGGCTCAGGGCGTGCGCTCCAATCCCTTGGAGTTACGTGGCATCGTCGTGGATCCAAGTGGAGCGATCATCCTCGGCGCCGAGGTCGTGCTCCGAGATGCGCAAGGGCAGGAGCAGCGGCATGTCACCGATGCCAGTGGGGAATTCCGCTTCGGTCCCTTGACGCCAGGGACCTATAGTCTGCGCGTCACTGCCGAAGGGTTCGCCTCGTACGAGGAGCCGGCTTTGATTGTGGAACCTGGTCCTGGGGGGACGACGCGCGTCAAGAGCGGAGAAACGGTTCTGCCGCATCCGCTCACGATCATGCTGGAGATTTTGATCACCGAACGCCTGGAGGTGACCGATGAGACGCGCGTCTCGGTCGAGCCGGATGCGAACCTCTCGGCGGTCGTGATTCGCGGAGCGGACTTGGAGGCTCTACCCGATGATCCAGAGGAGTTGCTGAATGTGCTGCGCCAGATGGCCGGGCCTTCGGTCGGCGCGGGAGACGTGCAGGTCTTCGTGGATGGGTTCCGCGAGACCGGGCGCATCCCGCCGCGTAGCGCGATCCGCGAGATTCGCATCAACGCCAATCCCTTCTCCGCCGAGTTCCGCGAGCCCGGGCGTGGGCGTATCGAGATCCTCACGCGGCCGGGCACGGAGTTGTTCCGCGTCAACGGCTTCTTCGATTTCAACGACGAGGCTTTGAATGCGCGCAATGCCTTCGCGCCCGTGCGCGCTCCCTTGCAGGTCCGACGCTACGGTGGCTTCCTGAGCGGCCCCATTCTCCGCAATCGCTCCTCATTCTTCGCCGAGCTGCAGCGGCGCGAGATGGACGAGAACGAGACCGTGCGCGCGACCATTTTGGATCCTGTGACGCTTCAGCCCACGCCGTTTGCCGCAGTCGTGGAGACTCCGCAGCGGGGTACGGAATTCTCGCTCCGCAGCGAGTGGCAGCTTTGGAAAGATCACACGCTCAGCGCCGGGTATCGGTTCTTCGATAGCACGAGCCAAAATCAGGGAGTCGGAGGCTTCAACCTCCCGGAACGCGCTTCGACCAGTGAGAGCCAACAGCAAACGCTGCGCTTCTCGCTCACCTCGCTCATTCAGCGGCGCATGACGAACGAGCTGCGATTGCAGTTGAACCGCCGCGAGTCCGGGAGTCAAGCGCTCTCAGAGAAACCAGCTATCGTCGTCCTCGATGCTTTCAGTGGTGGAGGGAATCAAGGTTCCCTCTTCAATTATCGGATCAACGATGAGCTGGAGTTCTCGAACACCTTCTCTCTCCCCTGGCGGCGCCATTTTGTGAGAATGGGTGTGCGGGCGGAGGCCGATCGCCTGGAGGATGTGAATCGCTCGAATTTCGGCGGCACGTTCACCTTCTCCAGTCTCGAACAATATCGCAGCGTATTGTTGGGCGTTCCGGGCGCGCGGCCGACCCAATTCACCATCAATCGAGGCGATCCGTTGGCCGCGCTTACACTTTGGGAGTTCGCGTGGTTCATTCAAGACGACTGGCGCGTGCGTCCGAATCTGACGCTCTCCTTCGGGCTCCGGCATGAGTTCCAGACGCACCTTCGCGATCGGCTCAACTTCGCGCCGCGATTCGGATTCGCATGGTCGCCGCGCAACAATCAACGGACGGTCGTTCGCGGAGGTGCGGGGATCTTCTACGACGCGCTCGAAGCGAATCTCGTGCTCAACACGATTCGATTCGATGGGCGGCGTCAGCAACAGATCATCATTCGCTTCCCCGGCTTTCCCGATCCGTTCTCCGATGGAGAGGTGACCATCCGCCCGACCAGCTTGCGCGTGCTGGCGCCGGATTTGGTCGCTCCGTACACGTTCCAGAGCACGATCGAGGTGGAGCGGCAGCTTCCGCGCGGCATCTTCGTGAATGTGGGGTATTCGCGCATTCGCGGAGTGCATCTGTTCCGCTCGCGAAACATCAATGCGCCGCTGCCGGGCACGATAACGCCGCCGGATCCAACGCGTGGTCCCATCTTTCAGATCGAGTCCACGGCCTATTCGCTGCGCCATGAATTCCGGCTGGGCTTCCGCCGGCAGTTCACTCGAACGTTCACGCTTTTCGGCAGCTACGTACTCTCCTCGACGAAGAACGATAGCGATGGGGCGTTCTCCACGCCGGTCAACCAGTACGATGCGCGGACTGAGTGGGGACGCGCCAGCTTCGACTCCCGACATTGGTTCTTCGCCGGTGGGATGATCACATTGCCTTGGGGCATCCGCGTAGCGCCGCTGGTGAACATTCGTTCGAGCCGGCCGTTCAACATCACGACCGGGCAGGACAACAATCTCGATACGATCATCAACGATCGTCCTTCCTTTGCTGATCCCACGATGCCGGGCGCGATCCGAACGCCGTTTGGGACGTTCAACCCGAATCCGCGTCCTGGAGAGCCGATCATCCCGCGCAACTTTGGTACGGGCCCAGCCTATCGGAATGTGGACGTAGTCGTCAGCCGCACGTTCGGATTCGGCCAACCGCGCACGCGCGGTGGATGGCCACAACTCGGTCGGCAGGAGGGGGACGCCCAGCAAGGTCCACGTGGAGCTGGCGGTGGAATGGGACGTCCCGGTGGTGGGATGGGGGGACCTAGAGGAGGAATGGGCGGACCCGGAGGCGGACCTGGGGGAGGATTCGGCGGTCCCGGAGGAGGGTTCGGCGGTCCCGGGGGAGGATTTGGTGGCGCTGGTGGAGGGTTCGGCGGAGGATTCCCGGGATTTGGCGGGGGCGAGTATCGGTACAGCTTTACGCTCACTGTCCGCGCGGCGAACCTGTTCAACAATGTCAACTTCACGAACTACAGCGGCGTGCTTACCTCTCCGTTCTTCGGACGGGCGAATTCGTCTATGCCGGCGCGCCGTATCGAGCTCCAATTGCGGTTCAATTTCTGA
- a CDS encoding VWA domain-containing protein, translating to MLRRISGVLLLIVIGPIRNLAFLPQGERADRDPMVRVNATVFDRAGQPLVDLRQEDFTVLELGRAQRIERFLSPRAPLRIIVLVDRSPSVAFGLPRALDALLEFLLNLGPHDEVSVISFSSRVALESDFTLSVDRLREVLRQLEPTRDPTDRTKLYDAVAIALERLEEQANARTALLLVTDGQDRGSTEARRDETLWLARRSFVTIYPIYVTERASSRNEYLEQLAATTGGELYRTDANLERNLVELAKHLRFHYVLGYISSNPPDPKRAHTIEVHLARAEVTVRATRSYRPFAKKP from the coding sequence ATGCTGCGGCGAATTTCGGGCGTCCTCCTCCTCATCGTCATCGGGCCTATACGGAACCTCGCGTTCCTCCCCCAAGGAGAGCGCGCCGACCGAGATCCGATGGTCCGCGTCAACGCTACCGTCTTCGATCGCGCGGGACAGCCTCTTGTGGATCTGCGTCAGGAGGATTTCACCGTCCTCGAACTCGGACGTGCGCAGCGCATCGAGCGATTCCTCTCTCCCCGTGCCCCTCTTCGAATCATCGTGCTCGTGGATCGAAGTCCGAGCGTCGCCTTTGGACTCCCGAGAGCACTCGATGCCCTCTTGGAATTCCTCCTCAATCTCGGACCGCACGACGAGGTCTCGGTGATCTCCTTCAGCAGCCGCGTTGCGCTCGAGTCCGATTTCACGCTCAGCGTGGATCGGCTGCGAGAGGTCCTCCGGCAGCTCGAGCCCACGCGCGATCCCACGGATCGGACGAAACTCTACGATGCCGTCGCTATCGCCCTTGAGCGCCTTGAGGAACAAGCGAACGCGCGCACGGCGCTCCTGTTGGTGACCGACGGCCAGGATCGCGGCAGCACAGAAGCGCGGCGTGATGAGACGCTCTGGCTCGCTCGACGTAGCTTCGTCACCATCTATCCCATTTACGTGACCGAACGCGCGTCCTCCCGAAATGAGTATCTCGAACAATTGGCGGCGACGACCGGAGGCGAGCTCTACCGCACCGATGCGAACCTCGAACGCAACTTGGTCGAGCTGGCCAAGCATCTTCGCTTCCACTACGTCCTGGGTTACATCTCCTCCAACCCTCCAGATCCTAAGCGCGCGCACACGATCGAAGTGCATCTTGCGCGGGCCGAGGTCACCGTTCGCGCGACGCGAAGTTACCGGCCATTTGCGAAGAAGCCGTGA